From the genome of Mustela lutreola isolate mMusLut2 chromosome 16, mMusLut2.pri, whole genome shotgun sequence, one region includes:
- the LOC131817683 gene encoding LOW QUALITY PROTEIN: vomeronasal type-1 receptor 3-like (The sequence of the model RefSeq protein was modified relative to this genomic sequence to represent the inferred CDS: inserted 2 bases in 2 codons; substituted 1 base at 1 genomic stop codon): MQPPLFVDVNTELWRVTEWPLMDVKFAVIFLLQIILGTXGNFLLFCHCSSSLGLRGYRSKSTDSLFFFFFRHLTLTNSLVILYRGIPVEAFDLSYFPSDLGCKVVFLVHRVSRGLSMGTMCLLNVFHAITISPWNSWWAALKGKAPQYIGPSNILCWILNINLNIMVAVYVTDKWNNKNTSENMEFGYWASALHNKDTDLLYTVSIPSHDILCLGLITWASGFMVSTLXRHKQQVQHIYRTKVSPRSSPEIRATQSILLLGSIFESFYTLSSINYMYFSIFCKTNWWLMNTSALINACFPTVCPFVLXVTTTVSRLFSVCRRRDTQFPHLIRKI, from the exons ATGCAGCCTCCTCTCTTTGTGGATGTGAACACTGAGCTCTGGAGAGTGACAGAATGGCCTTTAATGGATGTGAAATTTGCTGTAATCTTCCTATTGCAGATTATCCTTGGAA CTGGGAACTTCTTGCTTTTTTGTCATTGTTCATCATCTCTTGGCTTAAGGGGATACAGGTCAAAGTCCACAgattcgctttttttttttttttttaggcactTGACTTTAACTAACTCCTTGGTCATTCTCTACAGAGGAATCCCAGTGGAGGCTTTTGATTTGAGTTATTTTCCCAGTGACCTCGGATGCAAAGTTGTTTTCTTAGTCCACAGAGTGTCCAGGGGGTTGTCTATGGGCACCATGTGCCTCCTGAATGTCTTCCACGCCATCACCATCAGCCCCTGGAACTCCTGGTGGGCAGCGCTTAAAGGGAAAGCTCCCCAGTACATTGGCCCCTCAAATATCCTTTGCTGGATCCTGAATATAAACCTAAATATTATGGTTGCTGTGTACGTCACTGACAAATGGAACAACAAAAACACTTCAGAAAATATGGAGTTTGGATACTGGGCTTCTGCACTTCACAACAAAGACACAGATTTACTATATACGGTATCGATACCCTCCCATGATATTTTGTGCTTGGGACTCATAACTTGGGCCAGTGGGTTCATGGTTTCCACCC TAAGGCATAAGCAGCAGGTCCAACACATTTATAGGACCAAAGTTTCCCCCAGATCCTCCCCTGAGATTAGAGCCACCCAAAGCATCCTTCTGTTGGGGAGCATCTTTGAATCTTTTTATACCCTCTCTTCCATCaattacatgtatttttctattttttgcaagACCAATTGGTGGCTGATGAatacttctgccctaatcaatgcATGTTTTCCAACTGTCTGCCCCTTTGTTCTTTGAGTCACGACCACTGTATCCAGACTCTTTTCTGTGTGCCGGAGAAGAGATACACAATTCCCTCATCTCAtcagaaaaatttaa